A region of the Fusobacteria bacterium ZRK30 genome:
ACGTAATCAAAATTCTGTTTGCCCCTTCTTTTCTCAAAAGATTAAAACATAAGTGCAATATATTTTAAGATACAGTATCATATATATAATTTATCTATTTTATAGTTTTATTCAAAAAAAATAAATATTTAATTGACTATCCTTGTTGTATAATATATACTATATATGTTACATACAAGTAAGATAAATTACATAAATAAATTTGTACTTGAATTGTTTTTTTAATTAGTGTATATATTTTTATAATTTATGGAGGTGTAAAATGATTAACAAACAAAAAAGCGAGATGACTACAGAAGAAAAGGATAATAAAATAATTTTTAATATATTATTTCTAACTGGCCTTCTCATAATAGCAGGCTTTATTTATAGTATCGTCAATAAACCACAACCAGCAAAAGCGGGTATAAAAAGTGTATTTGAAAAAAATTATCAGGTAAAAATAACTTAATTTAGATCTATCCAAAATGTCTTTTAAAGAGGAATAATTTCTTTGAAATCACTCCTCTTTATTTTAATAATTTTACACTCTTCAACATACTTTACGCACTATATTCCCCTCTGTTGTAAGGGTTTTATCTATATCAAATACTACTATCTTATACATAAAACACTCCTTTCTTACTCCTAAATATTAATCTAAAGTATATCGTATTTTTTAGTTTTTTTCTTTTCATTAGTGAATGAGATTTAAATTTTCATTATAATTCAACAACTTTTATTTATAAATGAAAAAGCCGTTTCTGATATCCACAGCTTTTTCTATACATTTCCTCTAACCAGAGAAAAAGAGAGTAAATGTATCCCTCCATATTTTTTTAAGCTCCATATTTTTCCAACTAATAAAAATAGTTTTTAGGAGATAAAAAATAAGAGTATTTTTTCCACGCTGGTTAGATTAATATTATATTTCTAAAGACATGCTAAAATCATATTTACATTCCACACTGGTTAAATTTAATATAAGAATTTTTAAAATTATATTCTGTTTCCTATATAAAATTAACAATATAACTCTCTTTTTCGCCATTTTTTACCTCTCTGGTGTCTATATAGATATCTTCACTATCTTCACCAATACCATATTCCGACGTATAAATAACGCTTTTTTTATTGAATACCCTTTTATTACCACATATTTCATAATCTTTATTTAAAAAATATTTTGTTCCATTTCTATTTTTTAATGTTATATCATTTTCTTTTATCTTCTTATAATCTAAATATACAGAATTTTTACCGGTTAAACCTCCTAATTTATCTATAACTTCTCCCGACAAATCTTCAGTCAGTTCTACGATCTTACATTCATTTATATCCACAAAATCTTCACTTCTTCCTATGGATTTTAGACTATAGATGTTTTCCCTTATAACTTTTAGTGTCTCATCATCTGTTTTAACATGAATTATTAAATTTACATCGTGTAAAATTTCATAATATCTGACTGATGTTGTCAAAGAATTATATTTTGAAATTTCCCTTGTATAGTTATTATATTCAAATGTTTTTACCCTTTCATTGATCCTCTTTTCTTTATTTCTAACCTCTTTCTCCCTCAAAACTACATTTTTGTACCTCAATGATTTTTTTCCCAAATTTTTTTTCTTATCTGTCAGAGATTTTTTCCTGACTTTAAATATTCTTTTTAATCTCTCTATTCTGGTCTTTTTAAAATTTAAAATTTTATCGTTTAAATTTTTTAAGTTTCTATACTCCTCCAACAAATCAGAGTTTTTTACCTCTATGGTAATCCCTTTTCTAAAACTATTTCCCATACTTTTTTTAGCTACTGCCACCTTATCAAAGGCAGTGGAGATAAGGTTATTGTTTTTCATCTTTACTAAAATGCCCCGGTCATCCATGACAGAGTTTAAAAAACAATAATCTGTGTATGGCTGTTTTATAAGGGATGAATAAGTACCTTGAATAGATAGATCCATAGGGTGATACTCTTTAAAGTTACAGGCATTATGCAGGGCACCTATCACTGTTGAAAAAGGAGGAAGTGGGTAGGTCATCTTATTGGTTATAGTCTCCTCCTTCTTATAGTGTGCCTTATTTTGAGTTAATACTAATCTCAGAGCTTTCATAATTACACTCCATAGTATTGATCGACTTCATCTTTTAAATTATCAAAGAACTTAGCTACACTTACAGGTTCTAATTCTTTGACTATATCAGTCTCATTATCTATACCATCTCCCTCTAAAAGTCCTACCCTGTATCCTCTGGCTATCCTGTCCTTTAAATCATTCGTTATCTTTAATTTCCCATCTTTTACTCTCACAACATTTTCAAATTGATGGGTCATCCTATCCGATAATCCTCCTACAACAAATATAGGTTCAGCATTATCTAAATTTCCTTTTACAATTAAATTAAGGTTTTCAACAGTTTTTAACATTGAGTTAACTCTCTGTGCTTTCTCCTCTCTGCTGGCTTCTATATCAAAATTTTCATCTTTTCCAATCATGGAAAGATCAAATGTAATAGAATAGATCTTTAAGGATTTATCATATTCATAGTTATACGGCATAAGCCCTGTTTTTTTAGCAGCTTCCTTATCCTGAAGCTTTATATTATTTGCTTTACCATATGTTCTGGCCAGATGAAGGTTATTGTGAAATCTTGCTTCATTTACAAAGGGTTCACAGGCAACAGCATCTGTCAGATAAAATGAACTTTTCCTTACATATGTAAGTTTTTTATCTCCTACAGATGTATTCATATACCCTCCCTCCAACGCCCTGCAGTTACTTACATTTAATTCTTCACTTACTTCTTTTTGAGTAGCTCCGTCTACAGTTACTTGCAAATCATCGTACATTCCACTCTGTACCATCAATGAATTTTTTAAACTTTCCCTGCTTCTGGCAGCATAGGTGTTTCCATTTCTAAAAACTTTTTGTATGGAGGATATATTTCCCATTCCCTCTCCATAGTTTGACGTTATATTAGCAACTACCGTCAACGTTAATGCTTTTTTCATTATTTCTCCTCCCCTTTAAAAGTTTTTTTCTCTCCCAATGTATTTATAAATGTATATGCCAGATTTTTATTGTTTTCAAAATTTTCAAAGAGATCTACAGCAACTCCTATACTGACCTGTGTATAAGCAGAAAGATGTAATAATATTTCGCATACTCTGTTATAATCTTTCAATGTAATAGCACTTATCAGTCTTTGCTCATACGCTCTTATCTTACTTGGATTATTTCTCAATGCTTTCCTTATCTGCATAGCAGATCCATAAGCGATCTTTTGTTTATCGGTCATATTTCCTCCCCTGTAGATCAATTCATTTATCTTTACTAGATGTGATATGAAGTACCCTTTATTTCTCTCCTTCAATAAGATATCTAACAAATCATCCAGTTTTATCTCATTTAAAATACTGTCAGTTACAATTTTTTCTAGTTTTATAAATTCATTTTTTACCTTACAGGGTTTTCTTAGAACATCTAATTGTTTTTTATCTATCTGATTAAATATCTTTCGAGCTTTTTCTCTGACATAGATGGTCTCAAAATAATCTTTCTCCCTCACTTTATAGATGATCTCTACATCATAATCTATAAAGTTAAAGCTATCCCTGTTAAATAAATTATTTCTAATACTTTTTTGTGGCTGGTCATGGCACTCCCAGCTATTGGTTTTTATAAGTTGATCCAGGTTAAAATTATTATTTATAAAGAAGGCTTCCCTTGTTTTAGAAAAAGCAAAGGGGATAAAATCAAATATTCTATCATCTGAATACAAAAAAGTAGATGTATCTCTCATATAAGCTATAGATCTTCCTTTTTTAGGCATATCGATAGAATATCCCCTGATCCTACAGGAATTGAGGTCTTCTTTCAAAAGATTATTTTCATTACAGAAATTATAATATAAACTCCTCCCCCCTCTAAAAGTCTCAGTTATTAACCGCAGTCTGTTCCTGTCTATAATCTTTAGTATCTCCAAACTATTTTTACCATTATATTTAATTTCTTTAAAAGTTTTTAACATTATAGTATTGCTAGATATATTTTTAGATAATTTTTCATTGACTGCCTTTACCCTTTCATCCTCCCTTTCATCATTCCAAGGGGTATCCAATAGATCCTCAACTTTTTTATGATGCATTGATTCTCTAAAATATTTTTCTGCAAAGAGCAGGTATTTTTCATCTGTTATCTCTTTAATATTAAATTCCAAATAATCATCTGTCTGATTATAGTGAATATCATAATTCCTTAAATATTTACTTACTCCTACAATGGCTGCACTCCAACGCCAATCTGACGGGTACACCCGGGTATCAAATTCTCCCTCTGTAATTTCCTTCATGTTCCCCCCTACTCTATAAGTTCCAACATTCCAAAGCCAGCTGATGACCTGCTTCCAAATCCCGATTTGTATAAATAATTTAATATTTTTTTATCTGCCTTCATATAGAAGTTCCCTAGAGTTACAGGAAATTTAGAACTGTAAAAACTCACTACAGTACGTTTTGTTTTTATAGGTACTATCTCGAATTCTTCCAATGATGATTTAGAAAATTTATCCTTTAAATTATACAGAGTATTTTTCTTTAAAATTTCCAGTCCTTTTTTATCAAAATCATGGTACCAGCTATTTTTCCCTTCTCTGACCTCCCTGATTACTATAGGTGATAACGTCCTAAATACAGCCTCATCTCTTACAACTTCCTTTTCCTGTCTCTTATGAATCCTCTCCACTACAAATGAATTTTCATCCATAGAAATTTTTTTCCCCTTACTGCCTATCAAGGCATTTAAAAAATGAAGGGCTTCCATCATATTTTCAACAGATAAAAATATTTTTATATAATTATTTTTTAGATACACCCTGTCTTTTTCTATTTTTTCAACTGGGAGATATACAGAAAAAGTAAAATTTCTCCTCTCTGGATCATCATATATAGCCCTCTTTATATCTCTATTATATTCTTCCAGTGATCCTTTAAAAAATGAGAGTATTTTCCTTCTATAATCTGTAGAAATCACTTTTTTTTCTAGTTTACACCTTATTTCAAACCTCATAGTGCCCCCTCTATAATTGAATAAAAAAACTTAATTTTTAAAATTGATATCTCTTATAAAGTAAAAAAAAGAACCTCAGGTTCTTTACTTTTTAATAGATATTCTTCCCACAAATAACCACGATTAATCAATAATTTAAAGGATCATTATAATCAATAAATTATTTTTTTTGTACACCTTCTTTCCTTTCAAACTTAGTGTACTTCAAAAAAATAGATTAATCAATAGTATCTTTGAAAAAACTTAATTTTTTCACAAGTTTAATTAAAATTTAGCTATTTTAACCTAAAATAATAACTAATTTGTATAGTTGGACTACTTTTTAGATTTACAGGCCTAATCTCAGGATACAATAACAAAAGAAATATTGAGAGGTATTTTTGAAACGTTTCCTGAGAAGAAAAAAAGTCTACTGGAGAAACAAATAATCTCTCAGTAGACATTTAAAGTCCATAAATATAAGCTCAATTACAGCAATTGTTGTTGTTTTAAAGTTTTTACTCCATATTGGTTAGATTAATAATTTGTCTGTATCTGGCTGAATCACTGGTCTTTGATTTAAATTCCATACTGGTTAGATTAAATTTATCATTAAATCTGATTTTAGACTTGATTTTAATATGTTTACATTCCACATTGATTAGATTAATAATTGTCATTTTAATGAAAATAATACATTTACATTCCATTTTGATTAGATTAATACAGATTAGCATAAACAAAACACCCTTTTCAAGGGTCTGTTTACACTTTATTTCTGCTAAGCTGATAATAAATTTATCTGTGGTAATATTCTAAAAGAAAACAATTTAAATTCCACTTTGATTAGATTAATATTTAGACGAATCTGTATTCTATTGAAATAAAAGGGATTTACATTCCACACTGATTAAATTAATATCTAAGTATCCATTCTCTCACGGTATCATTTCCTTTAGATTCCATATTGGTTAGATTACCAGCCGGTAGAGTTATTTACCAATTTAGATTCCACTCTAGTTAGATTAATATGAAATTTGTTTTTTGTCAATAGAGTATACTCTATTGAACCTTATCTGTCGACCCTGAAAAAATAAAATTTTATTGTAATATTTTTTTCTCTTTAAAATTCATTTCATAAAATTTAACTCTGTAGTCTGGAATGTCGTTCTGAATAAATCTTACGTTGTCAAATTAAATGCAACACTTTTCAATTTCACCCCAAAATACTTCTTTTGGGGTTTTCCAATTTAAACACTTCCTTGGTCTATTATTAATTTTGTTTACCGCTTTATAAAATTCACATCTCTTTATCTTACTAAAAATAGTCCCTTTAGGGAAAGTTCTCCTTAATAAATCGTTTGTATTCTCATTTGTTCCTCTCTCCCATGAGTGATAAGGGTTAGCAAAATAAGCTTTAATACCTAATGCTTCCTCTAATTCTTTAAATTTAGAGAATTCTTTCCCGTTATCCGATGTAAATGTTTTTATGTATTCTTTAGGTATATATTTAAAATTCTCTATTGTTGCCTCATTAAAAGTATCTGATTTTCTATTAATCATTAGCTCCGCTACAAGATATCTTGATTTCCTATCAACATAAGTCATCATAGCACCTTTTTTCCTGCGCCAACGATAGTATCGCTTTCAAAATGACCAATCTCACTTCTATCATTCGCTTCTTCAGACCTTTCTTCTATCATCTTTTTATTAGGGATTTTACCCCTTGTTTCTTTCAATCCTCTAGGCTTTTGTTTGCCTTTTCTAGTTAAAAGGTATTTAGCACTCTCCGTAAGAAAATCAAGATATATTGCTCTATAAATTGTTTTAAATGAAATAGAATATTGGTTGTCTAATTTAGCTCTTCCTGATATTTGTTCTGGACTCCAACCTGATTCTAACTTTTCTTGAATATCTACCAAAAGGATCGAATCTCTTAATTTGTGCTTTCTTCCACAAAGTTGTTTTCTTTTTTTGTATAAAAACTGGGCTTTATTAGGAGTGTACTCACCATCAACTGAATTTCTATTAATTTCTCTATAAATACTAACTCTATTTTTCTTTAATTTAGCTGCAATAAAACTAATTGATTTTTTTTGCGCTAAAAATTTAAATATACTTTCTCTTTCTTCAATGGTAAAATGTTTATGATTCATAAATACTCCTTTAATGTTTGGTCGCACTTACATTATACCAAGGAAATATTTATGAATTTTTTTTGTTGCATTTAATTATACAATTCAAGTTCTCCAAAAGCAATATTTATAACAATTTTACCATGTGTTTATATTTTAAATCTTTTATTTTTACATCAATATCATGGTTATACCCCAAACTTTTATAAAGTCTATATGCTTTATCATTTGAGTAACTGCATAGTAAGGACGTCTTATTGCAAAAGTTGTCCAAGGCAAGATTTTCTGCATAGATCATCAAATTTCTTCCTAAACCATATCTCCGATAATTTTCCTCTACAGCAAGGCTGTCTATATAGTATTCTCCTTCAAAAGATTCTGAAAATTCTAATTGAGGTTCAATATATTTTTTATACCCTTGAGTTCCGGGTTTATATTTATTTATAAGGTTATCCATTATAGGAGAGGAGAGTTTTTCACTCCTATCATGGGGCAGAGTAACCATACACCCGACAACATTTCCATCAACTTCAGCAATCGTACAATTTTCATAACTGAGAAAATTGCCCTTTAAAATAAAAAATTTAGCCAGTTCTTCAATAGTTTTTTCTCTGGTATCCTCCCCTACAATTAAAGGTGCCAGGTCTAAATTGGCTTGATATATTAGCTCTGCTGCTTTTAAATGATCTTCCGGCGTTGCTTTTCGTATTTTCATAATTGCCTCCCAACTTTTATGATTTTCTTTGAGTTTGATCTCTACTATTTTTAGATCATCAACCTGTAATTCAAGTATGCTTTAAAAGAATACTAAAATCAATTTTTTAAATCTATCTTTATTTTCTTTTAATTAAAAGTTCTAATTTCTCCCAATTTTATAGAAAATAGTTCTAAATAAAAAACCAGAGATAAATATCTCTGGTTTTTTATTGCACTTCTACTATTTCTTTTGTAAGACATATTTCATACTTTTGATAATAAACATCAAAAGTATGAAATAGAAATATTAAAACTCTATTCGATTTCTTCCGTTATTTTTAGCTCTGTAAAGAAGCTCATCCACACCTTTAACAATATTTTTAATGTCTATATCTTGTGCACTTTCTATTACACCTATACTCAGAGTAATTCGATCTCTGCTTTTTAAATAATCTGCTTCATATTCCATCATAGTCATTCTAAGTCTTTCAGCAGTTTCTAATACCTTTCTCAGCTTTATATTTGGTAGTATAATCAAAAATTCTTCTCCACCCCAGCGGCCAAGATAATCTGAACTTCTTATATTTTTTTCCAATATCTGGGTTACGTCTATAAGTGCTAAATCTCCTATCTGGTGACCATAGGTGTCATTTATTTTTTTAAAATGATCTATATCTGCCAGCAGAACTGAAAAGGGCACCTTAGAATATTGAAATTTTTCTATTTTACTCGTGAGGATTTCTTCTATCTTTCTTCTATTATAGATACCTGTCAATGAATCAGTTACAGCCATCAGCTTAGTTGTTTTAAGAAGACTCTCTCTTTCAGCAGCTGCTTCATCTGCCTGGTCAAACAAATTATTAATAATCATTAATTCCAATAAAAAAGCAAGCAATACTGTCAGCCCTTCACTCAACATCACAAAAAATGTATCCAATATAGGCGTATAAAAATAATTCAATACTGCGCCGCCAGTAATGGCGAAAAATATTCTTAAAATATTAATTATTATAAAAAAAATACAGATATAGCCTACACCTAAAGCATATTTACGTAATTTATAGTATGATTTAAAAAATATCCAATATACAGCATTGCAAAAAAATGGAATAGTAAGTGCTGAAAATAAAATAATTCTAATTGTTACATCTGGACTGATAACTGTATAATAGGCATATATTGTCGTAAATCCTCCTATATAGATATAATATGGTTTTTTATTGACATTTATATCCAGAAAACAAGCCATTCCAAATAAAAAGAAAAATATACCTGAAAACATTAAGAAATTTGGGAGGATTATTGAAATTACAGGATGAAGTGTCTTTGTAAAAACAGCTAATGTTAATCCAATTGATTGAAATATAAAGTCAATTACAAAGAATTTAAGACATTTAAAGGTTCGTCCGTAAGAAATCTACAGCTGAATAATTATTAAGGTACAGATATAGCTGATAAAAATATAATTAGTAATCAGAGTATTCGGGACTATCCAAAAAAGTCTGTAAATAAAATATGAAGAAGTAGTTTCCTGTGGTAATAATATTACTAAAGGAGGCTATTTTTTATGGCAAAAAGAAAACGAAATGATTTATCTGATGGGGAAAAACAAATTATTGCTGGCTTATTGAATGAATATGATATTAAAACTACTGAAGATATTCAGGAAGCTTTGAAAGATCTTTTAGGTGGAACTATTAAAAATATCATGGAAGCTGAAATGGAAGAACATTTAGGTTATGAAAGAGGCCAGAGAAGCGAGTCTTTAAATTCTAGAAGTGGGTATAAAAACAAAAAAGTTCGAGGGCACTATAGTGAGTTGAATTTATCTGTTCCTCAAGATCGTGAAAGCTCTTTTGAACCTAAAATTGTTCCAAAGAGACAAAAAGAAATATCACAAATTGATGAAAAAATCATTGCTATGTATGCGCGTGGCCTTACTACTAATCAAATCTCTGAACAAATTGAAGATATTTATGGGTTTGAAGTTAGTCAAAGTTTTGTTTCTAATGTTACAAACAAAATATTACCTGATATTATGGAATGGCAGAATAGACCCTTGAGTACTCTGTACCCCATTGTTTTTATCGATGCGGTTCACTTCTCTGTTAGAGATGATAAAATTATCAGAAAGTTAGCAGCCTATGTTGTCTTAGGGATAAATCAAGACGGCTATAAAGAGGTTTTAGGGCTATATATTGGACAGAATGAAAGTAGTAAATACTGGTTAGGTATTCTCAATGAGCTTAAAAATCGAGGGGTTAAGGACATCTTGATAATGTGCGCAGATGGACTATCCGGGATAAAAGAAAGCATCTCAGTTGCCTTTCCAGAGACAGAATATCAAAGATGTATTGTGCATCAAGTTAGAAATACTCTTAAATATGTATCGTATAAAGACAGAAAAGAGTACGCGAAAGACCTCAAAGGAATCTATACATCTCCTTCTGAAGAGAGAGGGTATGAATTAATGGTTGAAGTTACAGAGAAGTGGAATAAATCTTATCCTAACTCCATGAAGAGCTGGAACAGCAATTGGGATGTATTAACGCCAATTTTTAAATTTTCTTCAGAAGTAAGAAAGG
Encoded here:
- a CDS encoding GGDEF domain-containing protein — translated: MFSGIFFFLFGMACFLDINVNKKPYYIYIGGFTTIYAYYTVISPDVTIRIILFSALTIPFFCNAVYWIFFKSYYKLRKYALGVGYICIFFIIINILRIFFAITGGAVLNYFYTPILDTFFVMLSEGLTVLLAFLLELMIINNLFDQADEAAAERESLLKTTKLMAVTDSLTGIYNRRKIEEILTSKIEKFQYSKVPFSVLLADIDHFKKINDTYGHQIGDLALIDVTQILEKNIRSSDYLGRWGGEEFLIILPNIKLRKVLETAERLRMTMMEYEADYLKSRDRITLSIGVIESAQDIDIKNIVKGVDELLYRAKNNGRNRIEF
- the cas8a1 gene encoding type I CRISPR-associated protein Cas8a1/Csx8, with product MKEITEGEFDTRVYPSDWRWSAAIVGVSKYLRNYDIHYNQTDDYLEFNIKEITDEKYLLFAEKYFRESMHHKKVEDLLDTPWNDEREDERVKAVNEKLSKNISSNTIMLKTFKEIKYNGKNSLEILKIIDRNRLRLITETFRGGRSLYYNFCNENNLLKEDLNSCRIRGYSIDMPKKGRSIAYMRDTSTFLYSDDRIFDFIPFAFSKTREAFFINNNFNLDQLIKTNSWECHDQPQKSIRNNLFNRDSFNFIDYDVEIIYKVREKDYFETIYVREKARKIFNQIDKKQLDVLRKPCKVKNEFIKLEKIVTDSILNEIKLDDLLDILLKERNKGYFISHLVKINELIYRGGNMTDKQKIAYGSAMQIRKALRNNPSKIRAYEQRLISAITLKDYNRVCEILLHLSAYTQVSIGVAVDLFENFENNKNLAYTFINTLGEKKTFKGEEK
- the cas6 gene encoding CRISPR-associated endoribonuclease Cas6, producing the protein MRFEIRCKLEKKVISTDYRRKILSFFKGSLEEYNRDIKRAIYDDPERRNFTFSVYLPVEKIEKDRVYLKNNYIKIFLSVENMMEALHFLNALIGSKGKKISMDENSFVVERIHKRQEKEVVRDEAVFRTLSPIVIREVREGKNSWYHDFDKKGLEILKKNTLYNLKDKFSKSSLEEFEIVPIKTKRTVVSFYSSKFPVTLGNFYMKADKKILNYLYKSGFGSRSSAGFGMLELIE
- the cas5 gene encoding CRISPR-associated protein Cas5 produces the protein MKALRLVLTQNKAHYKKEETITNKMTYPLPPFSTVIGALHNACNFKEYHPMDLSIQGTYSSLIKQPYTDYCFLNSVMDDRGILVKMKNNNLISTAFDKVAVAKKSMGNSFRKGITIEVKNSDLLEEYRNLKNLNDKILNFKKTRIERLKRIFKVRKKSLTDKKKNLGKKSLRYKNVVLREKEVRNKEKRINERVKTFEYNNYTREISKYNSLTTSVRYYEILHDVNLIIHVKTDDETLKVIRENIYSLKSIGRSEDFVDINECKIVELTEDLSGEVIDKLGGLTGKNSVYLDYKKIKENDITLKNRNGTKYFLNKDYEICGNKRVFNKKSVIYTSEYGIGEDSEDIYIDTREVKNGEKESYIVNFI
- a CDS encoding IS30 family transposase, with translation MNHKHFTIEERESIFKFLAQKKSISFIAAKLKKNRVSIYREINRNSVDGEYTPNKAQFLYKKRKQLCGRKHKLRDSILLVDIQEKLESGWSPEQISGRAKLDNQYSISFKTIYRAIYLDFLTESAKYLLTRKGKQKPRGLKETRGKIPNKKMIEERSEEANDRSEIGHFESDTIVGAGKKVL
- the cas7i gene encoding type I-B CRISPR-associated protein Cas7/Cst2/DevR, encoding MMKKALTLTVVANITSNYGEGMGNISSIQKVFRNGNTYAARSRESLKNSLMVQSGMYDDLQVTVDGATQKEVSEELNVSNCRALEGGYMNTSVGDKKLTYVRKSSFYLTDAVACEPFVNEARFHNNLHLARTYGKANNIKLQDKEAAKKTGLMPYNYEYDKSLKIYSITFDLSMIGKDENFDIEASREEKAQRVNSMLKTVENLNLIVKGNLDNAEPIFVVGGLSDRMTHQFENVVRVKDGKLKITNDLKDRIARGYRVGLLEGDGIDNETDIVKELEPVSVAKFFDNLKDEVDQYYGV
- a CDS encoding GNAT family N-acetyltransferase, which codes for MKIRKATPEDHLKAAELIYQANLDLAPLIVGEDTREKTIEELAKFFILKGNFLSYENCTIAEVDGNVVGCMVTLPHDRSEKLSSPIMDNLINKYKPGTQGYKKYIEPQLEFSESFEGEYYIDSLAVEENYRRYGLGRNLMIYAENLALDNFCNKTSLLCSYSNDKAYRLYKSLGYNHDIDVKIKDLKYKHMVKLL
- a CDS encoding IS30 family transposase gives rise to the protein MMTYVDRKSRYLVAELMINRKSDTFNEATIENFKYIPKEYIKTFTSDNGKEFSKFKELEEALGIKAYFANPYHSWERGTNENTNDLLRRTFPKGTIFSKIKRCEFYKAVNKINNRPRKCLNWKTPKEVFWGEIEKCCI